One genomic region from Bactrocera tryoni isolate S06 chromosome 3, CSIRO_BtryS06_freeze2, whole genome shotgun sequence encodes:
- the LOC120770201 gene encoding mucin-19 isoform X2 — protein sequence MESMRRSEVNVSHHPNKVANNKSIVTDSNKHKLVGSTSNTLVSPASDLNKKLSSSSHKHHYQNYTKHNSNKKVASSKHFAQSKSHSTQSSGGGSVSNRRASFPKPSGKGVIVNAVARNSPVVQEANCQPSSISSESKDTNFEYEDEWDIGGIPELLDDLDADIEKSSTAAQNLTKTYSSGGGINELGIISSNIKSTSKSSSANKASLKSEKGKYANLPLSRSLNTAITATSNATATNFPVKSSKRVASPNNYSTIPGKRSDLAVSKNSNSSQQLKNFESKYQQSREHINYKSQQSTFEEQKADGGFSKKIGSIASKSLQSSSPSYPLSSSVSLHATPATCASEGSQKTNTLAVSTFAGFSKGGNLVSSYKNSQIPKNLVGGSSLLLSALKNDSLSSSSNHSASGMSSQSSGSSSNNSSAGGGSGGGQGGAQGIGGSGSGKSNSKMSIDHQATLDKGLKMKIKRTKPGTKTSEAKHEIVKATEQQQQNGSLGVNNPGGGSNSSGSSQNTGSGSGSGSNLTNISGSNKKHLSNISSSNSSSQGNSHNSMNSNNSNSGGGSTGSGSSGQGTPQSNKRGSSGHRREKAKEKTTHSNRLIADKNASTSAEKDGLTNVNDKGIACHCNIDTTNGAATSACTNHSCSRRSESANSSSISVLSQRMGNNTANNNVNSGSVPPGVFTPSVGSAAGVVTAAATAATLLAATSAATTTTPQSMGSNSTPNAPGPPGKDATNCGNIKISSHIAAQLAAAAASTTFSNSATNSSANNLSGNNDSKSNTSIVPVAQAKLMAPGMISATVHHTISVPANSSSSTTTQSSSNNGPNSSNAGDDGIKSPPAKRAKHGDPSSNAASSTLAKEMVDICIGTSVGTITEPDCLGPCEPGTSVTLEGIVWHETEGGVLVVNVTWRGKTYVGTLLDCTRHDWAPPRFCDSPTEELDSRTPKGRGKRGRSAALTPDLSNFTETRSSIYFSHAQVHSKLRNGTTKGGRGASRTSISATSTSNTTTTTSSSSSGNGGGATPSTSPTAFLPPRSEKRKSKDDSPSPINGDTECTANVANASGIPISASGGGLATQPQSLVNPVTGLNVQISTKKCKTASPCAISPVLLECPEQDCSKKYKHANGLRYHQSHAHGSSCSIDEDSLQLPDEPPTPTSSPVPSAQNNRGTTPTPAESSTLATGAMVITSPVTPPINAAPMPTASSTEAPTQPAAILPPSTQPTVTDGVGEPEPVIGAATTPTPGTQTISVASLTASTPLSTASSSLLSASLGAGGSAGVGGVLAASTAQALMPQTQQQQPHPVAGGSITTGISGQVLCQQQQQQTLGMPNAGNPPALLSETSPASALAQQGGLKPGVLRFGPQSDASNSGAPPSILALQQQATQGVNPQQSAMSGQSPQRAPPPQLSANLESVQQHPSAISTYTSSPVPSGQNLQGISLTTKGTSGFAAVKQKKCRKSPGPVEYDGVVTRDNVQSPAYSDISDDSTPVGEQDILDKSQPKLMDLPNKKPTDLGSVGLGSGAPGIPPLGGYGMYQFYQQQQYLVPPTSSDQQSSQAANKGLLPSALVQPTLTLPPSQQQQQGAIQSSHLMQQQSHQQQQQSPHLSDYSNKSKDPPLDLMTKSSQQQQQQQQQQAVSLQQQLQSQDGSGNQKDNPTGQPPQSSVNLSNIGPPNNGLPPGMGSMSSLGPSGVGPGGLPAPTPAKSLSHFYPFNYMAAGYPYNVEPNYGPVSIVSSQDDPVKLSAHGGLPTSQSQSNAPPHPNSGVIKDERLKESPSPHEISKPTPQQQQLVSTKHIKSEPMTKQEIKQEHNPPPQSQQQQQQPPQQQQQQPQQPHALHPKDLQSLGTYPNIYQRHPMTLAAQQHLSREEEFRRYYILSDEQQRRQNTVAALRAQNPSNSVPHGSLQAQVMGQHKDDTGPSAQHQQQMAMAQQQQQQQQQQQQQQQQQQHQQSQKSKSQSCSSSSGGNSGSGKATNLTKESSKQKQQEEEVKVKQEGQKPTMETQGPPPPPTSQYFLHPSYIAPAPFSFDPNHPMYRNVLMSAAGPYNAAPYHLPMPRYHAPEDLSRNTGTKALDALHHAASQYYTTHKIHELSERALKSPTSGGGGGGGSGGPGGAVKVSVSSPNVGMQQQGVSGGGVTGPGSGPNTVQNAPNSGGHLPPTNQSSVGGGMPLNLQPPPTGMSGPPNKSDVLGQKVLSGGPGGPGGSLAGGPLNIDAHKQQGGPSGPNSGGGIGGAPAGGNSNPADSRSPPPQRHVHTHHHTHVGLGYPMYTAPYGAAVLASQQAAAVAVINPFPPGPNK from the exons ATGGAATCAATGAGACGCAGTGAGGTGAACGTTAGCCACCACCCGAATAAG gtGGCCAATAATAAAAGCATAGTTACGGATAGTAATAAACACAAGTTGGTAGGAAGCACAAGTAATACTTTGGTTTCACCTGCCtcagatttaaataaaaaattgtcatCGTCTTCGCACAAGCATCATTaccaaaattatacaaaacacaaCTCAAATAAAAAGGTGGCAAGTTCAA AACATTTTGCACAATCGAAATCGCATTCAACACAGTCCAGTGGAGGTGGTAGCGTAAGCAATAGAAGGGCTAGTTTCCCAAAACCATCTGGGAAAGGAGTAATTGTAAATGCAGTAGCTAGGAATAGCCCTGTAGTACAAGAAGCAAATTGTCAGCCATCGTCAATTTCTAGCGAATCAAAGGATACAAATTTTGAGTACGAAGACGAATGGGATATTGGTGGAATACCTGAGTTGCTGGATGATCTAGATGCTGATATTGAAAAATCGTCGACGGCAgcacaaaatttaacaaaaacttaCAGTTCTGGTGGTGGCATCAATGAGCTTGGAATAATATCATCCAATATAAAATCGACATCAAAGTCGTCTTCAGCAAATAAAGCTAGTTTAAAATCAGAAAAAGGCAAATATGCAAACTTGCCATTGTCAAGGTCGTTGAACacagcaataacagcaacatCAAATGCGACTGCTACGAATTTTCCAGTTAAAAGTTCTAAAAGAGTTGCAAGTCCCAACAACTACAGCACAATCCCAGGTAAACGTTCAGACTTAGCCGTTAGCAAGAACAGTAATAGTTCCCAACAATTAAAGAATTTCGAAAGCAAGTATCAACAATCACGCGAACATATAAATTACAAAAGTCAACAGTCCACATTTGAAGAGCAAAAGGCGGATGGTGGCTTTAGCAAAAAAATTGGTTCTATTGCGTCTAAATCATTACAATCGTCTTCCCCATCATATCCATTATCGTCTTCTGTATCTCTTCACGCCACACCTGCTACCTGCGCAAGTGAGGGTAGCCAAAAGACTAATACATTAGCTGTATCGACCTTTGCTGGATTTTCGAAAGGCGGTAATCTTGTGTCGTCATATAAAAATTCCCAAATACCCAAAAATTTAGTTGGCGGTTCTTCGCTTCTACTTTCGGCATTAAAAAACGATTCACTATCGAGTTCATCAAATCATTCTGCAAGCGGCATGTCATCGCAATCCAGTGGTAGCAGCAGTAATAACAGTAGTGCGGGCGGTGGATCTGGCGGTGGTCAGGGTGGAGCCCAAGGCATTGGCGGTTCCGGTAGTGGTAAATCGAACTCAAAAATGTCCATTGATCATCAAGCGACACTTGACAAGGgacttaaaatgaaaataaagcgtACCAAGCCGGGAACCAAAACGTCAGAAGCCAAGCATGAAATTGTCAAAGccacagaacaacaacaacagaatgGTTCCTTAGGTGTCAATAATCCAG GTGGTGGTAGTAACTCAAGCGGCTCATCACAAAATACAGGTAGTGGCAGCGGTTCGGGATCAAATTTAACCAATATAAGCGGCAGCAATAAAAAGCATCTAAGTAATATTTCCAGTAGTAATAGTAGTAGTCAAGGCAATAGCCACAACAGTATGAACAGTAATAATTCGAACTCTGGTGGCGGTTCTACCGGTTCCGGTAGCAGCGGTCAGGGTACTCCTCAAAGCAACAAGCGTGGTAGTTCAGGTCACCGGCGGGAAAAAGCTAAAGAGAAAACCACACATTCCAATCGTTTAATAGCGGATAAAAACGCTTCCACTTCGGCTGAAAAAGATGGTCTCACCAATGTCAATGACAAAGGCATCGCATGTCATTGCAATATTGACACCACAAATGGAGCTGCGACTAGTGCTTGCACCAACCACTCGTGTTCACGCCGCTCAGAAAGTGCTAATAGTTCATCAATTAGCGTTTTGTCCCAACGCATGGGCAACAATACAGCCAATAATAATGTTAATAGTGGTTCTGTGCCACCAGGCGTATTTACACCATCAGTGGGCTCAGCCGCTGGTGTAGTAACTGCTGCAGCTACAGCGGCCACACTACTAGCAGCCACATCGGCTGCCACGACTACTACACCACAATCAATGGGTAGTAATAGTACACCAAATGCACCCGGTCCACCGGGTAAGGATGCAACTAATTGCGGCAACATTAAAATCTCCTCACACATTGCTGCGCAATTAGCTGCAGCAGCAGCTTCCACCACCTTTAGTAATAGTGCAACAAATTCGTCTGCGAATAATCTGAGCGGAAATAATGATAGTAAGTCAAACACTTCAATTGTTCCTGTCGCGCAAGCAAAACTTATGGCTCCCGGTATGATCTCAGCGACTGTACACCACACTATTTCAGTTCCCGCGAATTCCTCTTCCAGTACAACAACACAATCGTCCAGCAATAACGGCCCAAACAGTAGCAATGCTGGAGATGATGGTATCAAGTCACCACCCGCCAAGCGGGCAAAACATGGTGATCCTTCCTCGAATGCAGCATCGAGTACTTTAGCCAAAGAAATGGTTGATATTTGTATTGGTACCTCAGTAGGAACTATAACGGAGCCAGATTGTTTGGGTCCCTGCGAGCCGGGAACTTCTGTAACGCTTGAGGGCATTGTTTGGCATGAGACAGAGGGCGGTGTGCTTGTGGTGAATGTAACATGGCGCGGCAAAACTTACGTTGGCACATTACTGGATTGCACACGTCATGATTGGGCACCACCCAG ATTCTGTGATTCACCAACCGAGGAATTGGACTCCCGAACACCCAAAGGTCGTGGAAAACGAGGACGAAGTGCAGCGCTAACACCAGATTTGAGTAATTTCACCGAAACAAGAAGCTCG atatatttttcaCATGCGCAGGTGCATTCGAAGTTGCGTAATGGTACAACGAAAGGTGGCCGCGGTGCATCACGTACTTCAATTAGTGCAACTAGCACATCAAATACCACAACGACAACAAGTAGCTCTTCGTCGGGGAATGGTGGTGGAGCCACACCGAGCACATCGCCAACAGCATTTTTACCTCCACGTTCTGAGAAGAGAAAATCGAAAGATGACTCACCGTCGCCCATTAATGGCGACACCGAGTGTACTGCAAATGTAGCAAACGCTAGCGGTATACCGATATCGGCGAGTGGAGGTGGTCTTGCTACGCAGCCTCAAAGTCTTGTCAATCCTGTGACTGGCCTTAATGTACAAATAAGCACGAAGAAATGTAAGACTGCCTCACCGTGCGCCATATCGCCGGTGTTACTAGAGTGCCCGGAGCAGGATTgcagtaaaaaatataagcaCGCCAACGGACTGCGCTACCATCAATCTCATGCACATGGTAGCTCATGTTCCATAGACGAAGATTCCTTACAATTGCCTGATGAGCCACCCACACCAACCTCATCACCGGTGCCGTCGGCACAAAACAACCGTGGTACAACGCCAACTCCTGCAGAAAGCTCGACATTGGCAACTGGTGCTATGGTGATAACATCACCGGTAACACCGCCAATTAATGCAGCTCCAATGCCAACGGCATCCTCTACTGAAGCACCAACGCAACCAGCTGCTATTTTGCCACCTTCGACGCAACCCACAGTCACCGATGGTGTCGGGGAGCCAGAACCTGTGATTGGTGCTGCCACCACACCCACACCCGGCACACAAACTATTTCTGTTGCGTCGCTGACTGCATCTACTCCATTGTCTACTGCGTCATCTAGTTTATTGAGTGCGTCTCTTGGCGCTGGTGGCAGCGCTGGTGTTGGTGGTGTTCTAGCAGCCTCTACCGCACAAGCGCTAATGCCACAAacacaacagcagcaaccacATCCTGTTGCCGGTGGCAGCATAACAACGGGCATTTCGGGACAAGTTCtttgccagcaacaacaacagcaaacgctTGGTATGCCAAATGCTGGCAATCCACCTGCATTACTTTCAGAAACATCTCCGGCATCGGCACTTGCCCAACAGGGTGGAC TAAAACCGGGTGTATTGAGATTTGGTCCTCAAAGCGATGCATCCAATTCGGGTGCCCCACCGTCAATATTAGCATTGCAACAACAAGCAACGCAAGGAGTAAACCCGCAGCAGAGTGCTATGTCAGGACAGAGTCCTCAACGGGCACCACCGCCACAATTATCAGCGAATTTGGAAAGTGTACAACAACACCCATCGGCAATAAGTACTTATACCAGCTCGCCGGTGCCCAGTGGACAAAATTTACAAG gCATTTCATTAACCACGAAAGGCACATCTGGCTTTGCAGCGgtgaagcaaaagaaatgtcGAAAGTCGCCCGGACCTGTAGAGTACGACGGTGTTGTAACACGGGATAATGTACAGAGTCCTGCCTACAGTGACATTTCGGATGATTCCACACCAGTGGGCGAACAGGATATTTTAG ATAAGTCACAACCTAAACTCATGGACTTACCAAACAAGAAACCAACTGATTTGGGTTCTGTGGGCTTGGGAAGTGGTGCGCCGGGTATACCACCTTTAGGCGGCTACGGCATGTATCAGTTTtatcagcagcagcaatatttGGTGCCTCCCACTTCTTCCGATCAGCAATCGTCACAGGCAGCCAATAAGGGTTTGTTGCCCTCAGCTCTAGTACAGCCAACGTTAACGCTTCCACcatcacagcaacaacaacagggtGCAATACAATCGTCTCATTTAATGCAACAACAGTcccatcaacaacaacagcaatcgcCACATTTGTCCGACTACAGTAACAAAAGTAAAGATCCGCCACTAGATTTAATGACGAAATCAtcgcaacagcagcagcagcaacaacagcaacaagctgTTAGTCTTCAGCAACAATTGCAGTCGCAAGATGGCAGTGGTAATCAAAAAGATAACCCCACGGGCCAACCACCACAGTCTTCGGTAAATTTAAGCAATATCGGTCCGCCGAATAATGGCTTACCACCAGGCATGGGCTCCATGTCATCGTTGGGACCATCAGGTGTGGGACCGGGCGGGTTGCCAGCACCTACACCCGCCAAATCCCTATCACATTTTTACCCCTTCAA TTACATGGCTGCCGGTTATCCTTATAATGTAGAACCGAATTATGGACCTGTATCGATTGTATCGTCACAAGATGATCCTGTAAAATTGAGCGCCCACGGTGGTTTACCCACGTCACAGTCGCAAAGCAATGCACCTCCACATCCAAATTCCGGTGTCATTAAGGATGAACGCCTCAAGGAAAGTCCTAGTCCGCATGAAATATCCAAGCCAACACCtcagcagcaacaa ttgGTTTCGACCAAACACATCAAAAGCGAGCCGATGACAAAACAGGAGATAAAGCAAGAGCACAATCCGCCTCCTCAGtctcaacaacaacagcaacaaccgccacagcagcagcaacaacagccgcAACAACCACACGCACTGCATCCGAAAGATTTGCAAAGCTTGGGTACATATCCGAATATATATCAGCGTCATCCAATGACCTTGGCCGCACAGCAGCACTTGTCACGTGAGGAGGAATTTAGAAG GTACTATATACTCTCGGACGAGCAACAACGTCGCCAAAATACAGTCGCAGCTCTACGAGCGCAAAATCCCTCCAACAGCGTACCGCATGGCTCGTTGCAAGCACAAGTCATGGGACAGCATAAGGACGACACAGGCCCATCAGCACAGCACCAACAGCAGATGGCAATggcacagcaacagcagcagcagcagcaacaacagcaacaacaacagcagcagcaacaacatcagcagTCGCAAAAAAGTAAATCACAAAGTTGCTCGAGCAGTAGCGGCGGCAATTCCGGCAGTGGTAAAGCAACAAATCTCACCAAGGAGAGCTCCaagcaaaagcaacaagaagaagaagtcaaAGTTAAACAGGAGGGACAGAAACCCACAATGGAGACACAAGGACCACCGCCGCCACCAACATCACAATACTTCCTGCATCCATCATACATAGCGCCAGCACCGTTCAGCTTCGATCCCAACCATCCTATGTATCGTAATGTCTTGATGTCTGCCGCCGGCCCTTACAATGCGGCGCCGTATCATTTACCCATGCCGAGATATCATGCGCCTGAGGATCTGTCACGCAACACCGGCACAAAGGCACTCGACGCGCTACACCACGCCGCTAGCCAGTATTACACTACGCACAAAATACACGAGCTGAGTGAGCGTGCACTGAAATCACCGACGagcggcggtggtggtggtggtggcagtGGCGGTCCGGGTGGCGCGGTCAAAGTCAGCGTATCTAGTCCGAATGTGGGTATGCAACAGCAGGGTGTTAGTGGCGGTGGCGTAACTGGGCCAGGCAGTGGTCCGAATACGGTACAAAATGCACCCAACAGCGGCGGTCATTTGCCGCCAACAAATCAGTCGTCTGTGGGTGGCGGCATGCCATTAAATCTGCAACCGCCACCGACCGGCATGAGTGGCCCGCCAAATAAGTCTGATGTGCTGGGACAAAAGGTGTTGAGCGGTGGACCAGGCGGTCCGGGTGGCAGCTTGGCGGGCGGACCACTAAATATAGATGCACACAAGCAGCAGGGTGGTCCCAGCGGGCCGAATAGTGGCGGCGGTATTGGCGGTGCTCCTGCCGGTGGTAATAGCAACCCGGCAGATTCACGTAGTCCGCCGCCACAACGACATGTGCACACACACCACCACACTCATGTGGGGTTAGGTTACCCCATGTACACGGCACCCTATGGTG CTGCAGTATTGGCAAGTCAGCAAGCTGCTGCCGTAGCTGTGATAAATCCTTTTCCTCCCGGACCAAACAAATGA